One window from the genome of Rhodococcus sp. ABRD24 encodes:
- a CDS encoding DUF2784 domain-containing protein produces MLYRITVDATVVIHLAFLGYVVAGGFLAWRWRRTIWLHLLAVAWGFSSVLVGIDCPLTDLENWARTRAGEQQLPSSGFIAHYLTGVVYPENAVGLVRALVAVCVLVSWVGYLTLRGHGAQRHAPV; encoded by the coding sequence GTGCTGTATCGCATCACGGTCGACGCCACCGTGGTCATCCACCTGGCCTTCCTCGGCTATGTGGTCGCGGGCGGGTTCCTGGCGTGGCGGTGGCGCCGCACCATCTGGCTGCACCTGCTGGCTGTCGCGTGGGGCTTCAGCTCGGTTCTCGTCGGGATCGATTGCCCCCTCACCGACCTGGAGAATTGGGCTCGAACACGGGCCGGTGAGCAGCAGCTGCCGTCGAGCGGCTTCATCGCGCACTATCTGACGGGCGTCGTCTATCCGGAGAACGCGGTGGGACTGGTCCGGGCACTCGTCGCGGTGTGCGTCCTCGTGTCATGGGTCGGGTACCTGACGCTCCGCGGACATGGCGCCCAGCGGCACGCACCGGTGTGA
- a CDS encoding nucleoside hydrolase → MNDRTRLIIDVDTGIDDSVALLYLLSREDAEILAVLSTAGNVPAAQVATNNLAWLQLCGADAIEVALGAAAPLTVPLRTTEDTHGPQGIGYATLPPPTRAPSSRTAAQAWVDLTRTHPGELVGLVTGPLTNLALAVRMDPDLPRRLRRLVVMGGAFGHPGNTTPVAEWNISVDPEAAAEVFAAFSGLPEDRRPIVCSLDVTERIVLRPGHLQRLAELSDSTPVESMSVDEDRGTRSAASNPLVRHLCDAVRYYFEFHDDHGQGYLAHMHDPFAAAVALDSSVARYRSATVDVEVGGRITRGQTVADWTGMWGREPNAEVVQDTDPEAFLDHMIRQLAEYARKLFPSETPIGR, encoded by the coding sequence GTGAACGACCGCACCCGGCTGATCATCGACGTCGACACCGGCATCGACGATTCGGTAGCACTGCTGTACCTCCTGTCCCGAGAGGACGCCGAGATCCTCGCCGTCCTCTCGACGGCGGGCAATGTCCCGGCCGCACAGGTCGCCACGAACAATCTGGCGTGGTTGCAGTTGTGTGGTGCCGACGCCATCGAGGTCGCACTGGGTGCCGCCGCACCCCTGACCGTCCCACTGCGCACCACCGAGGACACACACGGACCACAGGGAATCGGATACGCCACCCTGCCGCCGCCGACCAGGGCGCCGTCGTCGCGCACGGCGGCGCAGGCGTGGGTCGATCTCACCCGGACGCACCCGGGCGAACTCGTCGGCCTGGTCACCGGCCCGCTCACCAATCTGGCACTCGCGGTACGCATGGACCCGGACCTCCCCCGCCGACTGCGTCGACTCGTCGTCATGGGTGGCGCATTCGGTCATCCGGGCAACACCACCCCGGTCGCGGAATGGAACATCTCGGTCGACCCCGAGGCCGCCGCGGAGGTGTTCGCGGCGTTCTCCGGGCTGCCGGAGGACCGCCGACCCATCGTCTGCAGCCTCGACGTCACCGAACGGATCGTGCTGCGGCCCGGACACCTGCAGCGGCTGGCGGAACTGTCGGACAGCACCCCGGTCGAATCGATGTCCGTCGACGAAGATCGTGGCACCCGCTCAGCGGCGTCGAACCCGCTCGTGCGCCACCTGTGCGACGCGGTGCGGTACTACTTCGAGTTCCACGACGACCACGGCCAGGGCTACCTCGCGCACATGCATGATCCCTTCGCCGCGGCCGTCGCGCTCGACTCCAGTGTGGCGCGGTACCGCTCCGCAACGGTCGATGTGGAAGTAGGCGGCCGCATCACCCGCGGCCAGACTGTTGCCGACTGGACCGGAATGTGGGGACGCGAACCCAATGCCGAGGTCGTCCAGGACACCGACCCGGAGGCGTTCCTGGACCACATGATTCGACAGCTCGCCGAGTATGCCCGGAAGCTGTTCCCATCCGAGACCCCAATCGGTCGTTAG
- a CDS encoding saccharopine dehydrogenase NADP-binding domain-containing protein, with the protein MTAAPRARELDVVVYGATGFVGRLVAEHLARNAPTAARIGLAGRSIDRLAQVRADLGPAAAQWPLLHADATDDASLDELAAATHVVATTVGPYAKYGLPLVRACAEAGTDYVDLTGEVLFARDSIDRFHDIARASGARIVHSCGFDSIPSDLGVHVLHRQVAADGAGDLTDTTLVVTSMRGGISGGTIDSLRTQIDVTRRDARLRHLAAAPYSLSPDRSAEPDLGKQPDLTMVRGSDIAPGLSGWKAPFVMALYNTRVVRRSNALSGFAYGKQFRYREVMNVGSSIVSPAIAAAIGAGVGGLMAGLLFPPTRALLDRILPKPGEGPSEKTRSTGHFTIDVYTRTSTGARYTARISAQGDPGYAATAVMLGESALALALQRDDLPDVAGVLTPAVAIGDVLTARLRDAGFEIHVQRA; encoded by the coding sequence ATGACTGCTGCCCCGCGTGCGCGCGAACTCGACGTCGTCGTCTACGGAGCCACCGGCTTCGTCGGCAGACTCGTGGCCGAGCACCTTGCCCGGAATGCGCCGACCGCTGCCCGAATCGGCCTCGCGGGGCGCTCTATCGATCGCCTGGCACAGGTGCGCGCGGACCTCGGCCCGGCCGCGGCACAGTGGCCGCTGCTGCACGCGGACGCCACTGACGACGCGTCGCTCGACGAGCTCGCAGCCGCCACCCATGTCGTGGCGACCACGGTCGGCCCTTACGCGAAGTACGGTCTGCCGCTGGTACGCGCATGCGCCGAGGCCGGCACCGATTACGTCGACCTCACCGGCGAGGTCCTGTTCGCCAGGGACAGCATCGACCGTTTCCACGACATTGCACGGGCCAGCGGCGCACGAATCGTCCATTCCTGCGGATTCGATTCCATCCCTTCCGATCTCGGAGTTCACGTCCTGCACCGGCAGGTAGCGGCAGACGGCGCCGGCGACCTCACCGACACGACACTGGTGGTGACGTCCATGCGCGGCGGCATCAGTGGCGGGACCATCGACTCCCTGCGCACTCAAATCGACGTCACCAGGCGCGACGCCAGGCTTCGTCACCTCGCCGCGGCGCCGTACTCGCTGAGCCCCGACCGTTCCGCCGAACCCGACCTCGGGAAGCAGCCCGATCTGACCATGGTGCGCGGCTCCGACATCGCACCCGGACTGTCAGGCTGGAAGGCGCCGTTCGTGATGGCGCTCTACAACACCCGGGTAGTGCGTCGGAGCAACGCGCTCAGCGGCTTCGCCTACGGCAAGCAGTTCCGGTACCGCGAGGTGATGAACGTGGGCTCCTCGATCGTCTCACCGGCGATCGCCGCGGCCATCGGTGCCGGCGTCGGCGGACTGATGGCCGGATTGCTGTTCCCGCCGACTCGCGCTCTGCTGGACCGGATCCTACCCAAACCTGGCGAGGGCCCGAGCGAAAAGACCCGCAGCACCGGACATTTCACGATAGACGTGTATACCCGGACCAGCACCGGTGCCCGCTACACCGCGCGCATCTCGGCGCAGGGTGATCCCGGTTACGCAGCGACCGCCGTCATGCTCGGTGAATCTGCCTTGGCGCTGGCCCTGCAACGCGACGATCTCCCCGACGTCGCGGGTGTTCTGACGCCGGCGGTCGCGATAGGTGACGTGCTCACCGCACGCCTGCGCGACGCCGGATTCGAGATTCACGTGCAGCGCGCCTGA
- a CDS encoding S8 family serine peptidase, producing MNESNRRTGEGPDRSRQSTTADTAAGVGALEILHAESVVPVEPPLQKDGPFLPELTEVDLLVRAPEARRDFNVSGSGATVAILDTGLRTTHVDFAGRVVPGRNFTSDYGGDSREVADGCGHGTSVAGIACAGRIHTGIAPNARVVPVKVLRNDGTGRFADIRDALDWVLDHRSTLGISALCLATGASDNRTTDTDMPGDAIGALLQELTDEGVCCCVAAGNDYYAHGGMQGMCYPAIFRQTISVGAVYDADEGSFRYRDGAKAFASDADRLTPFTQRLHRTVGGPCATDTFAPGAPITAPGILNDTGESIQYGASQATPVVTGVVLLLQSFYLRTIGRLPSVAEVKRWLLRGSTVVYDGADDRDNVNHTESTFPRVSAIGSLLVCAKDLAVRELATADRSNRARPRAGAVRH from the coding sequence ATGAACGAGTCGAATCGTCGGACTGGTGAAGGGCCGGATCGATCGCGACAGAGCACGACCGCCGACACGGCGGCGGGGGTCGGCGCATTGGAGATCCTGCACGCCGAATCGGTGGTGCCGGTGGAGCCGCCGTTGCAGAAGGATGGACCGTTTCTCCCCGAACTCACCGAGGTGGACCTACTGGTCCGGGCGCCGGAGGCGCGCCGGGATTTCAACGTGTCGGGGTCCGGCGCGACGGTCGCGATACTCGATACGGGGCTGCGCACCACGCACGTCGATTTCGCGGGACGGGTGGTGCCGGGGCGCAACTTCACCTCGGACTACGGCGGGGACTCGCGCGAGGTCGCAGACGGTTGCGGTCACGGCACTTCTGTCGCCGGAATCGCCTGTGCGGGAAGGATTCACACCGGTATCGCTCCGAATGCGAGGGTGGTCCCGGTGAAGGTGCTGCGCAACGACGGTACCGGGAGGTTCGCCGATATCCGCGATGCACTGGACTGGGTTCTCGACCATCGCAGCACACTGGGGATCTCTGCGCTGTGCCTGGCGACGGGTGCCTCCGACAATCGTACGACCGACACGGACATGCCTGGTGATGCGATCGGTGCGCTTCTCCAGGAGTTGACGGACGAGGGCGTCTGCTGCTGTGTGGCCGCGGGCAACGACTACTACGCGCACGGCGGTATGCAGGGAATGTGTTATCCCGCGATCTTTCGGCAGACGATCAGCGTCGGTGCCGTGTACGACGCCGACGAGGGCAGCTTCCGTTACCGCGACGGCGCCAAGGCGTTCGCGTCGGACGCAGATCGGCTCACCCCGTTCACTCAGCGGCTGCACCGCACCGTGGGCGGGCCGTGTGCGACCGACACATTCGCCCCCGGAGCGCCGATCACTGCGCCGGGCATTCTCAACGACACGGGGGAGTCCATCCAATACGGTGCCAGTCAGGCGACTCCGGTCGTCACCGGTGTAGTCCTGCTGCTGCAGTCGTTCTACCTGCGAACGATCGGTAGGTTACCGAGCGTCGCCGAGGTCAAGCGGTGGCTCCTGCGCGGATCTACGGTGGTCTACGACGGTGCCGACGATCGTGACAATGTCAATCACACGGAGTCGACGTTCCCTCGGGTGAGTGCGATCGGATCGCTGCTGGTGTGCGCGAAGGATCTCGCGGTGCGGGAATTGGCGACCGCGGATCGATCGAATCGAGCGCGCCCACGGGCCGGGGCAGTACGGCACTAG
- a CDS encoding M20/M25/M40 family metallo-hydrolase, translating into MASHEEAASPHSPVRRAVSEVVDLVSALIRFDTSNTGELETTKGERDCALWVQARLEEVGYETEYVESGAPGRGNVFARLRGADTSRGTLLMHGHLDVVPAEPADWSVHPFSGAVEDGYVWGRGAVDMKDMCGMMLALARQFKAEGTVPPRDILFAFVADEEAGGKYGCQWLVDHRPDLFEGVTEAVGEVGGFSLTVPRADGTEKRLYLVETAEKGLGWMRLTAKATAGHGSFLHDDNAVTILADAVSRLGNHTFPLVMSDSVAEFLTVLAEETGVTFDPDSPDIDGALVKLGSIARIIGATLRDTANPTMLKAGYKANVIPQTAEAVFDCRVLPGRQAAFEREVDELIGPNVTREWITKLDSYETTFDGHLVDAMNDAVLAHDPDGRTVPYMLSAGTDAKAFARLGIRCFGFAPLRLPPDLDFAALFHGVDERVPVDALHFGTRVMEHFLLHS; encoded by the coding sequence GTGGCATCACATGAAGAAGCAGCGTCCCCGCATTCTCCCGTCCGTCGCGCCGTATCCGAGGTCGTCGACCTCGTCAGTGCGCTGATCCGATTCGACACGTCCAACACCGGTGAGCTCGAGACCACCAAGGGGGAGCGGGACTGCGCCCTCTGGGTGCAGGCGCGGCTCGAGGAGGTCGGCTACGAGACCGAGTACGTCGAGTCGGGTGCGCCCGGACGCGGCAATGTGTTCGCCCGTCTGCGCGGGGCCGACACCTCGAGGGGGACGCTCCTGATGCATGGTCATCTGGATGTCGTCCCCGCCGAACCCGCCGATTGGAGCGTGCACCCTTTCTCGGGGGCTGTGGAGGACGGCTACGTGTGGGGACGTGGCGCGGTCGACATGAAGGACATGTGCGGCATGATGCTGGCGCTGGCTCGCCAGTTCAAGGCCGAGGGCACCGTCCCGCCGCGTGACATCCTGTTCGCGTTCGTCGCCGACGAGGAGGCCGGCGGCAAGTATGGCTGCCAGTGGCTGGTCGATCACCGCCCAGATCTGTTCGAGGGTGTCACCGAGGCGGTCGGTGAGGTCGGCGGCTTCTCCCTCACCGTCCCGCGCGCGGACGGCACGGAAAAGCGCCTGTACCTCGTGGAGACGGCCGAGAAGGGGCTCGGCTGGATGCGGCTGACCGCGAAGGCCACCGCGGGCCACGGGTCGTTTCTGCACGACGACAACGCAGTGACGATCCTTGCGGACGCGGTGTCCAGGCTCGGTAATCACACCTTCCCGCTGGTGATGTCGGACTCGGTGGCCGAGTTCCTCACCGTTCTCGCCGAGGAGACCGGCGTTACGTTCGACCCGGACTCGCCGGACATCGACGGCGCGCTCGTCAAGCTAGGGTCCATCGCGCGGATCATTGGGGCGACCCTGCGCGACACCGCCAACCCGACGATGTTGAAGGCGGGATACAAGGCGAACGTGATCCCGCAGACCGCGGAGGCAGTCTTCGATTGCCGGGTGCTGCCGGGACGTCAGGCCGCGTTCGAACGCGAGGTGGACGAGCTGATCGGCCCCAACGTCACCCGCGAGTGGATCACCAAGCTCGACTCCTACGAGACGACGTTCGACGGTCACCTGGTGGACGCGATGAACGACGCCGTGCTGGCGCACGATCCCGACGGCCGCACGGTGCCGTACATGTTGTCGGCGGGTACCGACGCAAAAGCGTTCGCACGTCTGGGAATTCGCTGCTTCGGTTTTGCGCCCCTGCGGTTGCCGCCGGATCTGGACTTCGCAGCGCTGTTCCACGGCGTCGACGAGCGGGTGCCCGTGGATGCATTGCACTTCGGTACCCGAGTGATGGAACACTTCCTGCTACACAGCTGA
- a CDS encoding ScbR family autoregulator-binding transcription factor, with protein sequence MAQQARAVATRQQIITGAARMFERSGFKGASLGDIVDRAGTTKGALYFHFRSKDELARVVIDEQHQAMRAMYSAIAESGAPALQQLVMLCHEMGTRIVHDPIVRAGLRLTLEFSGTDGPARPYLDWIDGTRTLIELGIRQGEIVETIDSPTLAQFIIGSFTGVQLLSQVLTRRADLEQRIDEMWSLLIPGISTSRDAGVHREIRAARWQPIAE encoded by the coding sequence ATGGCACAACAGGCACGTGCCGTGGCAACACGGCAGCAGATCATCACCGGAGCGGCTCGAATGTTCGAGCGTTCCGGATTCAAGGGCGCGAGCCTCGGCGACATCGTCGACAGGGCTGGTACCACGAAGGGCGCACTCTACTTCCACTTCCGTTCGAAGGACGAACTCGCGAGAGTCGTCATAGACGAACAGCACCAAGCGATGCGTGCAATGTACAGCGCTATCGCGGAATCGGGGGCACCTGCACTACAGCAACTCGTGATGCTGTGCCATGAGATGGGCACACGGATCGTGCACGATCCGATCGTCCGAGCCGGTCTCCGACTCACCCTGGAGTTCAGCGGGACCGACGGTCCGGCGCGGCCATACCTGGACTGGATCGACGGCACCCGGACCCTCATCGAGCTCGGCATTCGGCAGGGCGAGATCGTGGAGACGATCGATTCACCGACCCTGGCTCAGTTCATCATTGGCTCGTTCACCGGCGTGCAATTGCTGTCCCAGGTCCTGACGCGGCGCGCGGATCTGGAGCAGCGTATCGACGAGATGTGGTCACTGCTGATTCCCGGCATCAGCACCAGCCGGGATGCCGGCGTCCACCGCGAGATCCGCGCCGCGCGGTGGCAGCCGATCGCTGAATGA
- a CDS encoding SDR family oxidoreductase — translation MAQPMTGIDPADLDTCMRVLSEASALDADHPDSIALQRAVGNLFKKLKRRRRIETRDAISEADRAVVASTATGSPERIDDETAGILISSNTVGATAGTLIRPRPCYICKQRYTQVDAFYHQLCPECAARNHAKRDARTDLTGRRALLTGGRAKIGMYIALRLLRDGAHLTITTRFPNDAIRRFKAMEDSADWIHRLRIVGIDLRDPAQVVALADSVAAQGPLDILINNAAQTVRRSPGAYSALADAESGPLPAGELPDVVTFGKTSEAHPAALAGSLSTATLTAASTLSAEEVSSLALVAGSATPDRIEQGVAIDAGGLLPDLAHTNSWVQTVEEVDPIELLEVQLCNSVAPFILVSRLRPSMAAAEARRKYVVNVSAMEGQFSRAYKGPGHPHTNMAKAALNMLTRTSAKEMLDDGILMTAVDTGWITDERPHYTKLRLADEGFHAPLDLVDGAARVYDPIIQGELGVDLHGCFLKDFEPSPW, via the coding sequence ATGGCACAACCGATGACGGGTATCGATCCCGCCGACCTCGACACCTGCATGCGGGTTCTGTCGGAAGCATCCGCACTGGACGCCGACCACCCCGATTCGATCGCGCTGCAGCGCGCGGTCGGTAACCTGTTCAAGAAGCTCAAGCGCCGACGCCGGATCGAAACCCGCGACGCCATCTCCGAAGCCGATCGCGCAGTCGTCGCGTCGACCGCGACCGGTTCCCCCGAGCGCATCGACGACGAGACGGCTGGAATCCTGATCTCGTCCAACACGGTGGGCGCGACCGCGGGCACCCTGATTCGTCCGCGGCCCTGCTATATCTGCAAGCAGCGGTACACACAGGTGGATGCGTTCTACCACCAGCTGTGCCCCGAGTGCGCGGCCCGCAACCACGCCAAGCGGGACGCGCGAACCGACCTGACCGGGCGCCGGGCGCTGCTGACCGGCGGCCGCGCCAAGATCGGCATGTACATAGCGCTGCGCCTACTTCGTGACGGCGCCCACCTGACGATCACGACACGCTTTCCCAACGACGCCATCCGACGCTTCAAGGCGATGGAGGACAGCGCCGACTGGATCCACCGCCTCCGTATCGTCGGCATCGACCTGCGCGATCCGGCGCAGGTGGTGGCACTGGCGGATTCCGTTGCCGCGCAGGGTCCGCTGGACATCCTGATCAACAATGCGGCCCAGACGGTGCGGCGCTCCCCTGGCGCCTACAGCGCACTGGCCGACGCCGAGTCCGGGCCACTGCCGGCGGGCGAACTGCCCGACGTCGTGACGTTCGGCAAGACGAGTGAGGCACACCCGGCCGCGCTGGCGGGGTCGCTGTCGACAGCCACACTCACCGCGGCGTCCACGCTGTCCGCCGAGGAGGTGAGCTCGCTGGCGCTCGTCGCCGGATCCGCGACGCCCGACCGCATCGAGCAGGGTGTCGCGATCGACGCCGGCGGCCTGCTGCCGGATCTGGCGCACACCAACAGCTGGGTGCAGACCGTCGAGGAGGTCGATCCGATCGAGCTGCTCGAGGTGCAGCTGTGCAACTCGGTGGCACCGTTCATCCTCGTGTCGCGGCTGCGACCGTCGATGGCGGCCGCAGAGGCCCGCCGCAAGTATGTGGTGAACGTCTCGGCGATGGAGGGTCAGTTCAGCCGCGCGTACAAGGGCCCCGGGCACCCACACACGAACATGGCGAAGGCCGCACTCAACATGCTCACCCGCACCAGCGCGAAGGAGATGCTCGACGACGGCATCCTCATGACCGCGGTCGACACCGGGTGGATCACCGACGAGCGACCGCACTACACGAAGCTGCGACTCGCCGACGAGGGATTCCACGCGCCGTTGGACCTCGTGGACGGCGCAGCCCGCGTCTACGACCCGATCATCCAGGGCGAGCTGGGCGTCGACCTGCACGGGTGCTTCCTCAAGGACTTCGAACCGTCCCCCTGGTAG
- a CDS encoding YbhB/YbcL family Raf kinase inhibitor-like protein, producing MAHDPYDGLPELPSFTLTSEDVTDGSPLKKDQVSGIFGAGGRDISPQLSWSGFPPETKSFAVTMFDPDAPTASGFWHWAVANIPVTTTSLRADAGDETGSGLPEGAVTLQNDGGLARFLGAAPPQGHGPHRYMIAVHAVDVERLDDVTADSKPAFLGFNLFFHSIARAVITGTYEEK from the coding sequence ATGGCACACGATCCGTATGACGGACTGCCCGAACTGCCGTCCTTCACGTTGACCTCCGAGGACGTCACCGACGGTTCCCCGCTGAAGAAGGATCAGGTCAGCGGCATCTTCGGGGCCGGTGGACGCGACATCTCGCCGCAGCTGTCGTGGTCCGGGTTCCCGCCCGAGACCAAGAGCTTCGCCGTGACGATGTTCGACCCCGACGCTCCCACCGCGTCGGGCTTCTGGCATTGGGCCGTGGCGAACATTCCGGTCACCACGACGTCGCTGCGAGCGGACGCGGGGGATGAGACCGGTTCCGGTCTGCCCGAGGGCGCGGTGACGCTGCAGAACGACGGCGGCCTCGCCCGGTTCCTCGGCGCGGCACCGCCGCAGGGACACGGCCCGCACCGCTACATGATCGCGGTGCACGCGGTGGACGTCGAGCGGCTCGACGACGTCACCGCGGACTCCAAGCCCGCGTTCCTCGGCTTCAACCTGTTCTTCCATTCGATCGCGCGAGCGGTCATCACCGGAACGTACGAAGAGAAGTAG
- a CDS encoding quinone-dependent dihydroorotate dehydrogenase, whose amino-acid sequence MYYLLMRLMFRVPPERIHHLAFAAMRLVTRFAPIRALVAKVLVVDDPVLRTKAFGVDFPAPVGLAAGFDKDATGVDTWGPLGFGFAEVGTVTAQPQPGNPEPRLFRLPDDRALINRMGFNNHGAGNAANYLRHRRGDIPIGANIGKTKIVPAEEAAGDYTASARLLGPLADFLVVNVSSPNTPGLRDLQAVESLRPLLQAVLDTVHIPVLVKIAPDLSDEDVDAVADLAVELGLAGIVATNTTISRSGLQTPQSRIDEIGAGGLSGAPVAARSLEVLRRLHGRVGDKLVLISVGGIETVDQAWERILAGATLVQGYTGFIYGGPFYAKKLHKGLAHKVREAGYRSVADAVGAGAPT is encoded by the coding sequence GTGTACTACCTGCTCATGCGTCTGATGTTCCGGGTTCCGCCGGAACGCATTCACCACCTCGCATTCGCCGCGATGCGGCTCGTGACGCGTTTCGCACCGATCCGCGCGCTCGTCGCCAAGGTCCTCGTCGTCGACGATCCGGTGCTGCGCACCAAGGCTTTCGGTGTGGACTTCCCGGCACCGGTCGGGCTGGCCGCCGGGTTCGACAAGGACGCGACCGGCGTCGACACGTGGGGGCCGCTGGGCTTCGGCTTCGCTGAGGTCGGCACCGTCACCGCGCAGCCGCAGCCCGGCAATCCCGAGCCGCGGCTCTTCCGTCTGCCGGATGATCGCGCGCTGATCAACCGGATGGGGTTCAACAACCACGGTGCCGGCAACGCCGCCAACTACCTGCGGCACCGCCGCGGCGACATCCCGATCGGCGCGAACATCGGCAAGACCAAGATCGTCCCCGCGGAGGAGGCGGCCGGCGATTACACCGCCAGCGCCCGTCTACTGGGGCCGCTCGCCGACTTCCTGGTCGTCAACGTCAGCTCGCCCAACACGCCGGGTCTGCGGGATCTGCAGGCTGTCGAATCGCTGCGCCCGCTACTGCAGGCAGTGCTCGACACCGTACACATTCCGGTGCTCGTGAAGATTGCCCCCGATCTCTCGGACGAGGACGTCGACGCGGTCGCCGATCTGGCGGTGGAACTGGGTCTGGCGGGCATCGTCGCCACCAACACCACGATTTCCCGCTCCGGCCTGCAGACCCCGCAGTCGCGGATCGATGAGATCGGCGCTGGCGGCCTGTCCGGCGCCCCGGTCGCGGCCCGCTCGCTCGAGGTGCTGCGCCGGTTGCACGGCCGCGTCGGCGACAAGCTGGTGCTGATCTCGGTGGGCGGCATCGAGACCGTCGACCAGGCCTGGGAGCGGATCCTCGCCGGGGCGACTCTCGTCCAGGGCTACACCGGGTTCATCTACGGTGGCCCGTTCTACGCCAAGAAGCTCCACAAGGGACTGGCACACAAGGTCCGCGAGGCCGGCTACCGATCCGTCGCGGACGCCGTTGGTGCAGGCGCCCCCACATAA
- a CDS encoding lysoplasmalogenase has protein sequence MNPQRNNAVRILWAAFGVLAIVHLAAQLADADQLANVSQWFLMPMLASVLWSATGAGRSRLVVLTLVALGFSWLGDSAPDLAEGDISFLLMMGFFLLAQFTYIAAFLPYRSASVLIERRGWAAAYVGAVVALVAACAPGAGDLLVPALVYGITLGVMAALATGLNRWAAIGGAMFLVSDGLIALGAFADWFTPPLEGFWIMATYIVAQVLIVLGVLAAERGACCGHRSVGESATASA, from the coding sequence GTGAATCCCCAGCGAAACAACGCGGTTCGGATCCTGTGGGCGGCGTTCGGCGTCCTGGCCATCGTCCATCTCGCGGCGCAACTCGCCGACGCCGACCAGCTCGCGAACGTATCGCAGTGGTTCCTGATGCCGATGCTGGCGAGCGTGCTCTGGTCAGCGACGGGGGCGGGCCGGAGCCGTCTGGTCGTCTTGACGCTTGTGGCCCTGGGATTCTCCTGGTTGGGGGACAGTGCACCGGACCTGGCCGAAGGCGACATCTCCTTCCTGTTGATGATGGGGTTCTTTCTCCTTGCTCAGTTCACCTACATCGCCGCGTTCCTGCCGTATCGCAGCGCCAGTGTGCTGATCGAACGGCGCGGGTGGGCAGCTGCATACGTCGGCGCTGTCGTCGCACTGGTTGCCGCGTGCGCGCCTGGTGCTGGCGATCTGCTGGTACCTGCCCTCGTCTACGGCATCACTCTCGGTGTCATGGCGGCCCTGGCGACCGGGCTCAACCGCTGGGCGGCAATCGGCGGCGCCATGTTCCTCGTCTCGGACGGGCTGATCGCCCTGGGAGCGTTCGCCGATTGGTTCACTCCGCCGCTCGAGGGCTTCTGGATCATGGCGACGTACATCGTCGCTCAGGTCTTGATCGTGCTCGGCGTGCTGGCGGCCGAACGCGGGGCGTGCTGCGGTCACCGCTCCGTGGGTGAATCCGCCACGGCTTCGGCGTAA
- a CDS encoding universal stress protein: MAIAVAYSDSPEGRVAMVFAAREAMQRREQLLVLQIVDDEAEAGAIDSAPESEEAAVRAAVQAVLDSGGVGGSPWELRTGEHSGDRVGALVDLIAASGAGLFVVGSRRMSAIGKFLLERSLQRLLLEVDVPILVVKEPQ; encoded by the coding sequence ATGGCCATTGCCGTTGCATACAGCGACAGTCCAGAGGGACGGGTGGCGATGGTATTTGCCGCGCGGGAAGCGATGCAGCGGCGCGAGCAACTTCTCGTCCTGCAGATCGTCGACGACGAAGCGGAAGCCGGCGCCATCGATTCCGCTCCAGAGTCCGAGGAGGCTGCGGTTCGGGCCGCTGTGCAGGCAGTACTCGACTCCGGTGGCGTCGGTGGATCGCCGTGGGAGTTACGGACCGGTGAGCACAGCGGGGACCGAGTGGGCGCTCTGGTGGACTTGATTGCGGCAAGTGGCGCGGGGTTGTTCGTCGTCGGCAGCCGGCGCATGTCCGCGATCGGAAAGTTCCTGCTCGAACGCTCGCTGCAGCGTCTGCTCCTCGAAGTCGACGTACCGATCCTGGTGGTCAAGGAACCGCAGTAG